The genomic interval CTCGTTTCTGGAGGTGATAAAACAGTACGAACCATGCAACAATGGTTGAACGTCAATTATAATATCTATTTTGGAATTTTGCCTTGTGATGGTATTTATCAGCGTGCAACCAATACTGCTTTAATTTATGCCTTGCAATCTGAAGAAGGACTTCCACCGGAATCGGAAGCAACAGAAGGGCAACCCTTTGCGAATGGAAATTATGGTAATACAACAACCCAGTTAACTCCTACGTTACAAGTCGGAGATTCTGGAGGATTTGTAGAGATTTTGCAATATGGCTTGTATGTTAATGGTTTCTATAAAAAAGGTCCTTTTAATGGGAACTTTACAGACAAGTTAGCCACAGAAATTTCCAAATTTGCATCATTTATGGAATATGATTCGCGTAATGCTTTAGCAGGTATTGCGGATATTACAACCTTTAAAGGATTGCTCATTAGCTCGGGAGATACAAATCGTACTGCGATTGGCGCCGATACTTCGACGCAGCTAACTCCAGCACAAGTAAAGACCTTAGTAGATAATGGAGTAAAATATGTTGGCCGTTATTTGACAGGTTCAGTTGGTTCGGGCTCAGATGAAAGAAATAAATATTTAACTTCGGAAGAAATTGATAATATTTTAGGTTCTGGACTTTCAATATTTCCTATTTATCAAGACAACTATCCTGAAGTGAAATACTTCAATAAAGAACAAGGAACTAGTGATGCTATTGCAGCAGCTAAAGCAGCAATTAAATTAGGCGTACCTTATGGAACGATTATTTACTTTGCGGTTGATGTCGATGTAGAAGATGGAGATATTGCCGGTACAGTCATTCCTTACTTTGAAGGTGTATTTGGTACTTTGACAGGTTCTGGATTCCGCGTAGGTGTCTATGGAACACGAAATGTATGTCAACGTGTAATAGACCAAAAGACAGCTGTCTATGCCTTTGTTTCTGATATGTCTACTGGCTATAGTGGTAATTTGGGATTTGCCATGCCTCAAGATTGGGCGTTTGATCAATTCTTTGAATATACTGTTGGCTCGGGTGAAGGTGCAGTAGGAATTGACCAGGTTGGCGTCTCCCAAGTTGATTTAGGCATGCAATATGTTTATAAAAACACCTCAAAATATCCAGATTGGTTCTTCCAAAAGTTAGCGGCTATTGGAATCATCTGGCCAATGCTTTCGGAAGTGATTAAAGCTACGATTGAATTAGAACAAGATGCTTATTTCGATGCAGAACCTTTCCATATTTATACTGAATTGAGTGAGAAGTTATCAATCGGTGAGGGCGATAATGAAACAAGTTTTAACATTTCAAAAGGTGAAATCAGTAATTCTTTTTATGAACAACTAAAGGATTTCGGAGATGCACTCTCACTTTCAGGTGATGATGCTAAAACTGAACTTTATCATAAATTAGGAGAAATCGTTGAAGGTGGTGTCTTCCAAATTACTCCAGCTCCTTTTAAGGAAAAGAAAAAGGCAATGTTGGACTAGAAGTCAAAATTGACTTTGAAGGTGAAAAAGAGGGTAAAACTGGAGAAGTTGAACTTACAATTGACGTTTATATGAATAAAAAGACGATTGATGACTCTGGTGATGATGACGAAAAAGATGCCTATGACAAATTGGAGAAAATCACTAACGCAAAAGATAGTGAAGTAAAATCTAAAAGTGCTCAAAATGCATTTTATGCTCAATTCTTTTCTGGCTTTGTTGAAGAGACTTCTTCAAAAGTAGGAGCGGCTGTGCTTGCAGCAATAGCACTCGCTCTATTGATAAAATTTGGTCCAATCGTTATTGGTTTAATATTTGTTTAAAAAAAAGCTCAGCGATAGGCTGAGCTTTTTTATAAAAATTTCATTAATAAAATTATGAGTAAGATTACTACTAACCAAATTCCAATTTTCCTTTTCCATAATAAGCCTAAAATCTCTTTACGTGAATGAAAGGCAAGCAAATTACCGTCGTGTTCCATCAAAAAATAGTTTCTTTTTTCCAATTTATAAATTTTATCATTAATTGAAATCGTATCATCGTTGTTGATTTCTACGTCAATTGAGTCTGATGAACGATTATTTACTGTAATTTTATAATCCTTTAGAGGATAAAATTTCAAAGATTTTCTTTCCTGTACAGTCATGAGCCATCTTCCGTTCCAAAATTTTTTACATTTATTATAACCTATTTATAAAACTAATACAAACAAACATAAAATGATGCTTAAACAAAGCAGGGCGGTATTACTACTATTTTTCCCAAAAGTTTCCCGTTTTTTTCCGCTTTTTCTTGGCATAATAAAGTCATCAAAAAATAAAGAGGTTTATTAAACCCAGATAGAGGAGACATGAATAATATTTTGAAAGACCCGTTAACAACTTTTTTATTTGTAATTAATCATTGGAGTACTATTCTTATATTCTTTGGAATTCTTAGTGGACTAGCAAAATATTTTTTAGGCTCTATTCATAAAGATGTGAAGCAAATGAGAATGAATGTCAAGCGACTTGAATTGATTCGTGCGATTGATCATCAATATAGTTTAGAAGTAGTTTGCCAAATTTATGATGAGTATATCAGTTTAGGCGGAAATAGTTATGCGGAAGAAATTTTTGAAAAATATAAAAAGGAGCAGCTCGATGAACAATAATGGACCGGATATAGGAACAATCACAAGAAC from Lactococcus lactis carries:
- a CDS encoding glycoside hydrolase domain-containing protein, translated to MADEMVLETQQWLNNNYGNVPGFEKVKEDGKTGWPTIYALIRALQHELGITELSDNFGTDTSNRFDSKIVPKLEIGYKSNVVRLIQYAFWCKGISPVESGGEFTEYTLKAIKELQSDAGFPNGDGKFTSKWAKALFDMSAFVLVSGGDKTVRTMQQWLNVNYNIYFGILPCDGIYQRATNTALIYALQSEEGLPPESEATEGQPFANGNYGNTTTQLTPTLQVGDSGGFVEILQYGLYVNGFYKKGPFNGNFTDKLATEISKFASFMEYDSRNALAGIADITTFKGLLISSGDTNRTAIGADTSTQLTPAQVKTLVDNGVKYVGRYLTGSVGSGSDERNKYLTSEEIDNILGSGLSIFPIYQDNYPEVKYFNKEQGTSDAIAAAKAAIKLGVPYGTIIYFAVDVDVEDGDIAGTVIPYFEGVFGTLTGSGFRVGVYGTRNVCQRVIDQKTAVYAFVSDMSTGYSGNLGFAMPQDWAFDQFFEYTVGSGEGAVGIDQVGVSQVDLGMQYVYKNTSKYPDWFFQKLAAIGIIWPMLSEVIKATIELEQDAYFDAEPFHIYTELSEKLSIGEGDNETSFNISKGEISNSFYEQLKDFGDALSLSGDDAKTELYHKLGEIVEGGVFQITPAPFKEKKKAMLD